One part of the Solea solea chromosome 1, fSolSol10.1, whole genome shotgun sequence genome encodes these proteins:
- the LOC131467201 gene encoding SUN domain-containing ossification factor-like isoform X3 encodes MKMTSLLWRIVSVWLCVAVVSRYPSCYVGCTESHQEPERPLSSQDVSSEEELVQNTPDHKLEESSVLAAQLSGNELLIEETLQNDEQTTQDKDTQHSETFEEMGLDFEEEVVADEGSSQTEPETQPSSENQKFDSSVIQEQDSAELLPSSEPISGLSTEPKDNPGILELQENILNGVLDDAPDVAVPEVIEVDLPPPDCEEQENNTYESESSPPTVLENSSSYTAGSKALTDPSLTSSVTPTKQHIDAYTSHIVKEQDQSSPATTDTDSIVSSKDPEDIPTFDEWKRKVMEVEKEKTLFPHASNNGGSHTLKKTQKNFNNYASVECGAKILGANPEAKSTSAILKENMDLYMLNPCSNKIWFIIELCEPIQVKQLDIANFELFSSTPKDFLVSISDRYPTNKWLKLGTFHARDERTVQSFPLDEHLYAKYVKVELVSHFGSEHFCPLSLIRVFGTSMVEEYDEITDPPERPDDQDDEQDYPGYSGEVKSKNLIGSAKEVILKMVNDIAVNVLGGNPDMQANITSHQVNMTDPSAEFDTTTQTPTTDAVSDPDTEEAEILPDPGIPETEAPSTETPASETPEDTDASKQELPLVEETTIVSIEKDEEKPISSMITLLDKEEELDDEKDRMDHHEQQQQQHHQNDCALLSSSCSCTVSLKEYLTQQCSALLSKKRKCQPSDINQKILPIIPTWHHSEVQQLHENEQAAEPQPESGASPSEAPPPPGNTVESHKDSMSDPPVLEPSQTSSLLKPQSATDSPAITPTPPVETPLPPSEETVKEQRPEQGLDVLATEKHKEPSVSLSSSVDVKPSATIYDTAAEIPEQEKKPNIDVSELSIPVQIPDKTYQSEVVLPTTSLPFEHPPDPPSVPQSSTDPTELSQPTPDIVTELEPSSGPSVIAEAKTEDFMENGSTLSSGSGQLPRPSSPLPTSPSPLDIYAETPNGTEQNGNQVHGSSQKESVFMRLNNRIKALEVNMSLSGRYLEQLSQRYRKQMEEMQKAFNKTVIKLQNTSRIAEEQDLRQTESIQLLQGQLENVTQLVLNLSVKVSQLQSEVSDRQNYLLLSLLLCLCLGLLLCTNHYRISTIPSVTQPKPPIAKTYNYCCPERPLSSCKETGLKKSASYPLINSESFQLTTAEGPEMLHEDDTQSLCLGNRKRRRRKIKPMDKVETLKPSFHAASELRNGTVVCNGVPVTTKPAPFTKMLLQPIFRDSVSEGSSEGSSHSDDPSFCGITTACPRICDGIPLTKTRAQKRAFRRRRLKPTCAIVDLLQVPKRDKREPLSICTIEGIMEGNTEKSSGTFGANVALSGSV; translated from the exons ATGAAGATGACATCATTGTTATGGCGAATTGTGTCAGTGTGGCTGTGTGTAGCTGTAGTCTCCCG GTACCCGAGTTGCTATGTTGGTTGCACAGAGTCGCACCAAGAGCCCGAGAGGCCCTTGTCCTCGCAGGACGTCAGTTCGGAGGAAGAGTTGGTGCAAAATACTCCTGATCACAAG CTTGAGGAGAGCTCGGTTTTGGCTGCCCAGTTGTCTGGAAATGAGCTGTTGATAGAAGAAACTCTGCAAAACGATGAACAAACAACACAGGACAAAGATACACAACATTCGGAG acCTTTGAAGAGATGGGGCTTGATTTTGAGGAAGAAGTGGTGGCAGACGAGGGCAGTTCACAAACAGAACCGGAAACTCAGCCAAGCTCAGAAAATCAAAAGTTTGATTCATCAGTCATTCAGGAGCAGGATTCAGCTGAACTGCTTCCATCCTCTGAACCGATCTCTGGTTTATCTACTGAGCCTAAAGACAATCCCGGCATTCTCGAGCTTCAAGAAAACATCCTGAATGG AGTTTTAGATGATGCACCTGATGTAGCTGTACCTGAGGTCATTGAAGTGGACCTACCCCCTCCTGACTGTGAAGAACaagaaaataacacatatgAAAGTGAGAG cagTCCTCCAACTGTTCTGGAGAATAGCTCCAGTTACACTGCAGGTAGTAAAGCCCTCACCGATCCTTCTCTGACGTCTTCAGTCACTCCCACCAAACAGCATATAGATGCTTACACATCCCACATCGTGAAAGAGCAG GACCAGAGCTCCCCTGCTACCACAGACACAGATTCCATTGTGAGCAGCAAAGACCCAGAGGACATACCCACTTTTGATGAGTGGAAGAGGAAGGTGATGGAGGTGGAGAAAGAGAAGA CTTTGTTTCCTCATGCGTCCAACAATGGAGGTTCTCATACTCTGAAGAAGACTCAGAAGAACTTCAATAACTATGCCTCGGTGGAATGTGGTGCCAAGATCCTCGGTGCTAACCCAGAGGCTAAG agtACTTCAGCCATATTGAAGGAGAACATGGACTTGTACATGTTAAACCCCTGTAGTAATAAGATCTG GTTCATCATTGAGCTCTGTGAGCCCATCCAGGTGAAGCAGTTGGACATTGCTAACTTTGAACTCTTTTCCTCTACTCCCAAAGACTTTCTggtttccatcagtgatag ATACCCGACAAATAAGTGGCTAAAGCTGGGAACCTTCCACGCCAGAGATGAACGCACAGTCCAGAGCTTCCCATTAGATGAGCATCTTTATGCTAAATATGTGAAG GTAGAGCTGGTCTCTCACTTTGGCTCCGAACATTTCTGTCCCCTCAGTCTCATAAG GGTGTTTGGTACAAGTATGGTGGAAGAGTATGATGAGATCACTGATCCCCCAGAGAGACCAGACGATCAAGATGATGAACAGG ATTATCCTGGGTATTCTGGTGAAGTGAAATCCAAGAATCTGATTGGATCTGCAAAAG agGTTATTTTGAAAATGGTCAATGATATTGCAGTCAACGTTCTCGGTGGAAACCCTGACATGCAAG CCAATATTACATCTCATCAAGTGAACATGACTGACCCATCAGCAGAGTTTGACACTACGACCCAAACGCCCACAACAGATGCTGTCTCGGA TCCTGACACTGAAGAGGCTGAAATATTACCAGACCCTGGTATCCCTGAAACAGAAGCGCCCTCTACTGAGACTCCTGCGTCAGAGACACCTGAAGATACAGATGCCAGCAAACAAGAGCTTCCCCTAGTAGAGGAAACAACAATTGTTTCCATTGAGAAAGATGAGGAAAAACCCATCAGCTCCATGATCACCCTTTTAGATAAGGAAGAAGAGTTGGATGACGAAAAAGACAGAATGGATCatcatgaacaacaacaacaacaacatcaccagAATGACTGTGCACTACTTTCTTCATCATGCTCGTGTACAGTTTCCCTTAAGGAATATCTCACCCAGCAGTGTTCAGCCCTGCTgtccaaaaaaaggaaatgccAACCATCGGACATAAATCAAAAGATTCTTCCTATAATACCCACTTGGCACCACAGCGAGGTACAACAGCTCCATGAAAATGAGCAAGCTGCTGAGCCGCAGCCAGAAAGTGGAGCCAGCCCGTCGGAAGCACCACCGCCTCCAGGGAACACGGTAGAGTCTCATAAAGACTCTATGTCCGATCCTCCAGTGCTGGAGCCCAGTCAGACCTCGAGCCTCCTCAAACCACAGTCTGCCACAGATTCACCTGCCATCACACCTACTCCTCCTGTGGAGACACCACTGCCACCTTCTGAGGAAACAGTGAAGGAGCAAAGGCCTGAACAGGGCCTGGATGTGCTGGCTACAGAGAAGCACAAGGAGCCGTCAGTCTCGCTCAGTAGCTCTGTCGATGTGAAACCCAGTGCCACAATTTACGATACCGCAGCAGAAATTCCTGAGCAGGAGAAGAAGCCTAATATTGATGTGTCAGAATTAAGTATTCCTGTCCAAATCCCAGATAAGACGTATCAGTCTGAGGTTGTCCTTCCTACCACCTCTCTTCCTTTTGAACATCCCCCTGACCCACCATCTGTACCTCAGAGCAGCACTGATCCCACTGAGCTGTCCCAACCCACTCCAGACATTGTCACAGAACTTGAGCCCTCTAGTGGCCCCTCGGTCATCGCTGAAGCGAAGACTGAGGATTTCATGGAGAACGGCTCTACACTATCAAGTGGTAGTGGCCAGCTGCCTCGTCCCTCTTCTCCCTTACCGACCTCACCATCCCCCCTAGACATCTATGCAGAGACGCCCAATGGCACAGAGCAGAACGGCAACCAGGTGCACGGCTCCAGCCAGAAGGAGTCCGTGTTCATGAGACTCAACAATCGCATCAAGGCTCTGGAGGTGAACATGTCACTCAGCGGGCGCTACCTGGAGCAGCTCAGTCAGAG GTATCGAAAGCAGATGGAGGAGATGCAGAAGGCTTTCAACAAAACCGTCATCAAACTCCAGAACACCTCTAGAATAGCAGAGGAACAG GACCTGCGTCAGACCGAGTCTATTCAGTTGCTGCAGGGCCAGCTGGAGAATGTGACTCAGCTGGTTCTTAACCTGTCTGTCAAAGTGAGCCAGCTGCAGAGTGAG GTGTCAGACAGGCAGAACTACTTGCTgctgtctctgttgttgtgtctgtgtctcgGCCTGTTGCTGTGCACCAACCACTACCGCATCTCAACCATTCCTTCAGTCACACAACCCAAGCCACCCATAGCTAAGACCTATAACTACTGTTGTCCTGAAAG GCCATTATCGTCCTGTAAGGAGACTGGCTTGAAGAAAAGTGCATCCTATCCACTGATAAACTCTGAGTCATTCCAATTAACCACTGCTGAAG GCCCAGAGATGCTGCATGAAGACGACACACAGAGCCTTTGTTTAGGGAACAGAAAG AGGAGGCGACGAAAGATCAAACCCATGGACAAAGTGGAGACTCTGAAGCCGTCTTTTCATGCTGCATCAGAGCTGAGAAATGGAACTGTTGTATGTAATGGTGTGCCGGTCACCACAAAACCTGCACCCTTTACAAAAATGTTACTACAACCCATCTTTAGAGACTCGGTGTCAGAGGGAAGCTCGGAGGGATCCTCACATTCAGACGACCCCTCCTTCTGTGGCATCACCACAGCCTGTCCTCGAATCTGTGATGGAATCCCTCTGACCAAGACCAGAGCGCAGAAACGGGCATTTAGACGCCGGCGTCTTAAGCCCACCTGTGCCATAGTGGACTTACTTCAAGTCCCAAAGAGGGACAAGAGGGAACCATTGTCCATCTGTACTATAGAGGGCATCATGGAAGGGAATACTGAGAAAAGCTCTGGAACATTTGGGGCCAATGTTGCTCTGTCGGGTTCAGTCTGA
- the LOC131467201 gene encoding SUN domain-containing ossification factor-like isoform X1 produces the protein MKMTSLLWRIVSVWLCVAVVSRYPSCYVGCTESHQEPERPLSSQDVSSEEELVQNTPDHKLEESSVLAAQLSGNELLIEETLQNDEQTTQDKDTQHSETFEEMGLDFEEEVVADEGSSQTEPETQPSSENQKFDSSVIQEQDSAELLPSSEPISGLSTEPKDNPGILELQENILNGVLDDAPDVAVPEVIEVDLPPPDCEEQENNTYESESSPPTVLENSSSYTAGSKALTDPSLTSSVTPTKQHIDAYTSHIVKEQDQSSPATTDTDSIVSSKDPEDIPTFDEWKRKVMEVEKEKTLFPHASNNGGSHTLKKTQKNFNNYASVECGAKILGANPEAKSTSAILKENMDLYMLNPCSNKIWFIIELCEPIQVKQLDIANFELFSSTPKDFLVSISDRYPTNKWLKLGTFHARDERTVQSFPLDEHLYAKYVKIFTKYIKVELVSHFGSEHFCPLSLIRVFGTSMVEEYDEITDPPERPDDQDDEQDYPGYSGEVKSKNLIGSAKEVILKMVNDIAVNVLGGNPDMQANITSHQVNMTDPSAEFDTTTQTPTTDAVSDPDTEEAEILPDPGIPETEAPSTETPASETPEDTDASKQELPLVEETTIVSIEKDEEKPISSMITLLDKEEELDDEKDRMDHHEQQQQQHHQNDCALLSSSCSCTVSLKEYLTQQCSALLSKKRKCQPSDINQKILPIIPTWHHSEVQQLHENEQAAEPQPESGASPSEAPPPPGNTVESHKDSMSDPPVLEPSQTSSLLKPQSATDSPAITPTPPVETPLPPSEETVKEQRPEQGLDVLATEKHKEPSVSLSSSVDVKPSATIYDTAAEIPEQEKKPNIDVSELSIPVQIPDKTYQSEVVLPTTSLPFEHPPDPPSVPQSSTDPTELSQPTPDIVTELEPSSGPSVIAEAKTEDFMENGSTLSSGSGQLPRPSSPLPTSPSPLDIYAETPNGTEQNGNQVHGSSQKESVFMRLNNRIKALEVNMSLSGRYLEQLSQRYRKQMEEMQKAFNKTVIKLQNTSRIAEEQDLRQTESIQLLQGQLENVTQLVLNLSVKVSQLQSEVSDRQNYLLLSLLLCLCLGLLLCTNHYRISTIPSVTQPKPPIAKTYNYCCPERPLSSCKETGLKKSASYPLINSESFQLTTAEGPEMLHEDDTQSLCLGNRKRRRRKIKPMDKVETLKPSFHAASELRNGTVVCNGVPVTTKPAPFTKMLLQPIFRDSVSEGSSEGSSHSDDPSFCGITTACPRICDGIPLTKTRAQKRAFRRRRLKPTCAIVDLLQVPKRDKREPLSICTIEGIMEGNTEKSSGTFGANVALSGSV, from the exons ATGAAGATGACATCATTGTTATGGCGAATTGTGTCAGTGTGGCTGTGTGTAGCTGTAGTCTCCCG GTACCCGAGTTGCTATGTTGGTTGCACAGAGTCGCACCAAGAGCCCGAGAGGCCCTTGTCCTCGCAGGACGTCAGTTCGGAGGAAGAGTTGGTGCAAAATACTCCTGATCACAAG CTTGAGGAGAGCTCGGTTTTGGCTGCCCAGTTGTCTGGAAATGAGCTGTTGATAGAAGAAACTCTGCAAAACGATGAACAAACAACACAGGACAAAGATACACAACATTCGGAG acCTTTGAAGAGATGGGGCTTGATTTTGAGGAAGAAGTGGTGGCAGACGAGGGCAGTTCACAAACAGAACCGGAAACTCAGCCAAGCTCAGAAAATCAAAAGTTTGATTCATCAGTCATTCAGGAGCAGGATTCAGCTGAACTGCTTCCATCCTCTGAACCGATCTCTGGTTTATCTACTGAGCCTAAAGACAATCCCGGCATTCTCGAGCTTCAAGAAAACATCCTGAATGG AGTTTTAGATGATGCACCTGATGTAGCTGTACCTGAGGTCATTGAAGTGGACCTACCCCCTCCTGACTGTGAAGAACaagaaaataacacatatgAAAGTGAGAG cagTCCTCCAACTGTTCTGGAGAATAGCTCCAGTTACACTGCAGGTAGTAAAGCCCTCACCGATCCTTCTCTGACGTCTTCAGTCACTCCCACCAAACAGCATATAGATGCTTACACATCCCACATCGTGAAAGAGCAG GACCAGAGCTCCCCTGCTACCACAGACACAGATTCCATTGTGAGCAGCAAAGACCCAGAGGACATACCCACTTTTGATGAGTGGAAGAGGAAGGTGATGGAGGTGGAGAAAGAGAAGA CTTTGTTTCCTCATGCGTCCAACAATGGAGGTTCTCATACTCTGAAGAAGACTCAGAAGAACTTCAATAACTATGCCTCGGTGGAATGTGGTGCCAAGATCCTCGGTGCTAACCCAGAGGCTAAG agtACTTCAGCCATATTGAAGGAGAACATGGACTTGTACATGTTAAACCCCTGTAGTAATAAGATCTG GTTCATCATTGAGCTCTGTGAGCCCATCCAGGTGAAGCAGTTGGACATTGCTAACTTTGAACTCTTTTCCTCTACTCCCAAAGACTTTCTggtttccatcagtgatag ATACCCGACAAATAAGTGGCTAAAGCTGGGAACCTTCCACGCCAGAGATGAACGCACAGTCCAGAGCTTCCCATTAGATGAGCATCTTTATGCTAAATATGTGAAG ATCTTCACCAAGTACATAAAG GTAGAGCTGGTCTCTCACTTTGGCTCCGAACATTTCTGTCCCCTCAGTCTCATAAG GGTGTTTGGTACAAGTATGGTGGAAGAGTATGATGAGATCACTGATCCCCCAGAGAGACCAGACGATCAAGATGATGAACAGG ATTATCCTGGGTATTCTGGTGAAGTGAAATCCAAGAATCTGATTGGATCTGCAAAAG agGTTATTTTGAAAATGGTCAATGATATTGCAGTCAACGTTCTCGGTGGAAACCCTGACATGCAAG CCAATATTACATCTCATCAAGTGAACATGACTGACCCATCAGCAGAGTTTGACACTACGACCCAAACGCCCACAACAGATGCTGTCTCGGA TCCTGACACTGAAGAGGCTGAAATATTACCAGACCCTGGTATCCCTGAAACAGAAGCGCCCTCTACTGAGACTCCTGCGTCAGAGACACCTGAAGATACAGATGCCAGCAAACAAGAGCTTCCCCTAGTAGAGGAAACAACAATTGTTTCCATTGAGAAAGATGAGGAAAAACCCATCAGCTCCATGATCACCCTTTTAGATAAGGAAGAAGAGTTGGATGACGAAAAAGACAGAATGGATCatcatgaacaacaacaacaacaacatcaccagAATGACTGTGCACTACTTTCTTCATCATGCTCGTGTACAGTTTCCCTTAAGGAATATCTCACCCAGCAGTGTTCAGCCCTGCTgtccaaaaaaaggaaatgccAACCATCGGACATAAATCAAAAGATTCTTCCTATAATACCCACTTGGCACCACAGCGAGGTACAACAGCTCCATGAAAATGAGCAAGCTGCTGAGCCGCAGCCAGAAAGTGGAGCCAGCCCGTCGGAAGCACCACCGCCTCCAGGGAACACGGTAGAGTCTCATAAAGACTCTATGTCCGATCCTCCAGTGCTGGAGCCCAGTCAGACCTCGAGCCTCCTCAAACCACAGTCTGCCACAGATTCACCTGCCATCACACCTACTCCTCCTGTGGAGACACCACTGCCACCTTCTGAGGAAACAGTGAAGGAGCAAAGGCCTGAACAGGGCCTGGATGTGCTGGCTACAGAGAAGCACAAGGAGCCGTCAGTCTCGCTCAGTAGCTCTGTCGATGTGAAACCCAGTGCCACAATTTACGATACCGCAGCAGAAATTCCTGAGCAGGAGAAGAAGCCTAATATTGATGTGTCAGAATTAAGTATTCCTGTCCAAATCCCAGATAAGACGTATCAGTCTGAGGTTGTCCTTCCTACCACCTCTCTTCCTTTTGAACATCCCCCTGACCCACCATCTGTACCTCAGAGCAGCACTGATCCCACTGAGCTGTCCCAACCCACTCCAGACATTGTCACAGAACTTGAGCCCTCTAGTGGCCCCTCGGTCATCGCTGAAGCGAAGACTGAGGATTTCATGGAGAACGGCTCTACACTATCAAGTGGTAGTGGCCAGCTGCCTCGTCCCTCTTCTCCCTTACCGACCTCACCATCCCCCCTAGACATCTATGCAGAGACGCCCAATGGCACAGAGCAGAACGGCAACCAGGTGCACGGCTCCAGCCAGAAGGAGTCCGTGTTCATGAGACTCAACAATCGCATCAAGGCTCTGGAGGTGAACATGTCACTCAGCGGGCGCTACCTGGAGCAGCTCAGTCAGAG GTATCGAAAGCAGATGGAGGAGATGCAGAAGGCTTTCAACAAAACCGTCATCAAACTCCAGAACACCTCTAGAATAGCAGAGGAACAG GACCTGCGTCAGACCGAGTCTATTCAGTTGCTGCAGGGCCAGCTGGAGAATGTGACTCAGCTGGTTCTTAACCTGTCTGTCAAAGTGAGCCAGCTGCAGAGTGAG GTGTCAGACAGGCAGAACTACTTGCTgctgtctctgttgttgtgtctgtgtctcgGCCTGTTGCTGTGCACCAACCACTACCGCATCTCAACCATTCCTTCAGTCACACAACCCAAGCCACCCATAGCTAAGACCTATAACTACTGTTGTCCTGAAAG GCCATTATCGTCCTGTAAGGAGACTGGCTTGAAGAAAAGTGCATCCTATCCACTGATAAACTCTGAGTCATTCCAATTAACCACTGCTGAAG GCCCAGAGATGCTGCATGAAGACGACACACAGAGCCTTTGTTTAGGGAACAGAAAG AGGAGGCGACGAAAGATCAAACCCATGGACAAAGTGGAGACTCTGAAGCCGTCTTTTCATGCTGCATCAGAGCTGAGAAATGGAACTGTTGTATGTAATGGTGTGCCGGTCACCACAAAACCTGCACCCTTTACAAAAATGTTACTACAACCCATCTTTAGAGACTCGGTGTCAGAGGGAAGCTCGGAGGGATCCTCACATTCAGACGACCCCTCCTTCTGTGGCATCACCACAGCCTGTCCTCGAATCTGTGATGGAATCCCTCTGACCAAGACCAGAGCGCAGAAACGGGCATTTAGACGCCGGCGTCTTAAGCCCACCTGTGCCATAGTGGACTTACTTCAAGTCCCAAAGAGGGACAAGAGGGAACCATTGTCCATCTGTACTATAGAGGGCATCATGGAAGGGAATACTGAGAAAAGCTCTGGAACATTTGGGGCCAATGTTGCTCTGTCGGGTTCAGTCTGA